The following coding sequences lie in one Sulfuricurvum sp. genomic window:
- the rpsJ gene encoding 30S ribosomal protein S10, which produces MEKIRLKLRAYDHRVLDRSVASIVEAVKRTGAEIRGPIPLPTKIRKYTVLKSPHVNKDSREQFEIRMHARLIDIVSATPDTVDSLMKLDLAPEVDVEVRSMDK; this is translated from the coding sequence ATGGAAAAAATTCGTTTGAAACTTAGAGCATACGATCATCGTGTACTTGATCGTTCAGTTGCCTCTATTGTTGAAGCTGTAAAGCGAACGGGTGCGGAAATCCGCGGACCGATCCCTTTGCCAACCAAGATTCGTAAATATACGGTTCTTAAATCTCCGCACGTCAATAAAGACTCACGTGAGCAATTTGAGATTCGTATGCACGCACGTTTGATCGACATCGTGTCGGCTACGCCAGATACAGTTGATTCTTTGATGAAGCTTGACTTGGCTCCGGAAGTGGACGTAGAAGTTCGCTCTATGGACAAGTAA
- a CDS encoding ATP-binding protein, translating to MNTLLDEYYRYDLHNAGFIERKHSIGEENTLIYGIAQSGKTSLIKSYLLSHKKSTYLYFDCRDCRLDINELNGSLKTFCRDNKISILALDNYNESIELFELDQIILSSEEALELPFHTIRLELLDYEEFLAFESKFDSTALNHFFQLGGFPAMHKIASEDRVLYLQNILNRALEPIEFSILSQASKMVTQKVSAFNLYERLKGERKISKDKLYLHLQSLFDRGYLKSLGKFNHPSAVKKLYLCDIAIKHALVLQKHFGRIFENLVFSELDKRHVECYYDEGIDFYLPQRGQIIIASPFANEHALFKKVEALEAFIVSNRVREVIVVTMNLESTLSHPVSRIEMIPFERWALGDDT from the coding sequence ATGAATACCTTACTTGATGAGTATTATCGATACGATTTGCATAATGCTGGATTTATTGAACGTAAACATTCAATCGGCGAAGAAAACACACTGATATACGGAATAGCACAATCGGGAAAGACGTCTCTGATTAAAAGCTATCTACTGTCACATAAAAAATCAACCTATCTCTATTTTGATTGCCGCGACTGCCGTCTCGATATCAATGAGCTGAATGGCTCATTAAAAACATTTTGCCGCGATAATAAGATTTCCATCCTTGCTCTGGACAATTATAATGAATCGATTGAACTCTTTGAACTTGATCAAATTATCCTGTCAAGCGAAGAAGCACTTGAATTGCCCTTTCATACTATCCGTCTTGAGCTGCTCGATTATGAGGAGTTTTTGGCATTCGAAAGCAAATTCGACAGTACCGCCCTCAACCACTTTTTCCAATTGGGCGGATTTCCGGCCATGCACAAAATTGCCAGTGAAGACCGAGTCCTCTATCTACAAAATATTTTGAACCGTGCATTAGAGCCGATCGAATTTTCTATTCTCTCACAAGCTTCAAAAATGGTAACGCAGAAAGTCTCTGCTTTCAACCTCTATGAACGGCTCAAAGGGGAACGCAAAATTTCCAAAGACAAACTGTATCTGCATTTGCAATCACTTTTTGATCGCGGCTATCTCAAATCACTGGGTAAATTCAACCATCCCAGTGCTGTCAAAAAACTCTATCTATGTGATATTGCCATCAAACACGCCCTTGTCCTACAAAAACATTTCGGGCGTATTTTTGAAAATCTCGTTTTCTCCGAGCTTGATAAACGTCATGTCGAATGTTATTATGATGAAGGGATCGATTTTTATCTCCCGCAGAGGGGACAAATTATTATCGCGTCCCCTTTTGCCAATGAACATGCTCTTTTTAAGAAAGTAGAAGCATTGGAGGCATTTATCGTATCCAATCGTGTTAGAGAAGTGATCGTAGTAACGATGAATTTGGAGAGTACCCTCTCGCATCCCGTCTCTCGGATCGAGATGATTCCGTTTGAACGGTGGGCACTGGGAGATGATACTTAG
- a CDS encoding TIGR04219 family outer membrane beta-barrel protein: MRSIILALCLTSVTASAATILGFGAEVDYYTSTASGDFNYKTTQTHFGSDHESGYQVGLYFEHPAPLIPNVRVDLTPEISYSGLDGATVSKVSLDQVDITPYYEIMDNVIDLDIGMTFKVLEGKIEGVDNQSFKEVIPMGYLGIGITPPLSPLSVEGSLKYIEYSGDSLTDARIKASWKIVQGLSAQAGYRYESLRISDHFNINADATFKGPFVGLNYRF, translated from the coding sequence ATGAGATCAATAATTTTAGCATTGTGTTTAACATCAGTCACGGCATCTGCCGCCACTATTTTGGGCTTCGGTGCGGAGGTTGACTACTACACTTCTACCGCCAGCGGAGACTTTAACTACAAAACGACACAAACCCATTTTGGAAGCGATCACGAATCAGGGTACCAAGTAGGACTTTATTTTGAACATCCCGCTCCGTTGATACCGAATGTGCGGGTCGATTTGACACCTGAAATTTCTTATAGCGGTTTGGACGGAGCAACCGTCAGTAAAGTTTCATTGGATCAAGTTGATATCACACCCTATTATGAGATTATGGATAATGTCATCGATTTGGATATCGGTATGACGTTTAAAGTTCTTGAGGGGAAAATTGAAGGGGTGGATAATCAATCGTTCAAAGAGGTGATCCCGATGGGTTATTTGGGAATCGGCATTACCCCTCCGCTCTCTCCGCTTTCAGTGGAGGGGAGTCTGAAATACATTGAATACAGCGGGGATTCATTAACCGACGCTCGGATCAAAGCCAGTTGGAAAATTGTGCAAGGGTTGAGTGCTCAGGCAGGGTATCGCTATGAATCTCTGCGCATCAGCGACCATTTCAATATAAATGCCGATGCAACGTTCAAAGGACCGTTCGTAGGGCTGAATTATCGCTTCTAA
- a CDS encoding ribonuclease HII: MNLCGIDEAGRGPLAGPLTIAGVILNRPIDGLNDSKKLTEKRREALFDRICEHSTYHIVRFDAEQIDELGISACLAAGLREIMSVIGEADYLYDGNSTFGVSGLTTLVKADATIPEVSAASILAKVTRDREMVELSALYPQYGFEGHKGYGTASHVEAIRQYGYCDIHRKTFKLKALQPSLF, translated from the coding sequence ATGAATCTTTGCGGAATAGATGAGGCAGGACGGGGACCGCTGGCAGGGCCGCTTACCATTGCCGGAGTCATTTTAAATCGTCCGATAGACGGGCTTAACGACTCTAAAAAACTGACTGAGAAAAGACGGGAAGCCCTCTTTGATCGCATTTGTGAACACTCCACCTATCATATTGTACGGTTTGATGCGGAACAAATCGACGAACTGGGAATATCCGCATGTCTGGCAGCCGGACTGCGTGAGATCATGTCGGTAATCGGAGAAGCCGATTATTTATATGATGGCAATTCGACGTTTGGCGTCAGTGGTCTTACAACACTCGTGAAAGCCGATGCGACAATACCCGAAGTTAGTGCCGCATCGATTTTGGCGAAAGTGACACGAGACCGTGAAATGGTAGAACTAAGTGCCCTCTATCCGCAATACGGATTTGAAGGACATAAAGGATACGGCACTGCTTCCCACGTTGAAGCGATCCGTCAATACGGCTATTGTGACATCCATCGTAAAACATTTAAATTAAAAGCGTTACAACCCTCGTTGTTTTAG
- a CDS encoding HDOD domain-containing protein, translating into MKPELMEQIEHVPMLPETVQKVEAVFNNPDKGISDMADAIKDDPIITAYILKTANSPMYGLSRTVTDVAHAISLLGKEAVRTFTIASAANSCMDIDLSPYGMTKETYLARSQLQNALVSRWVSKVDRSMLGHLSLASFLLELGKVVISRYLIESKQTALLSDNLQKGSSIKQSEIAACGSKSEDVTATLFFRWNFDPDLVHLIRFANEPEDASDPETQEMAKFLKVAKEAINLDGTITDSTLKNARELIEEYGMNQNLFDEAVEKILAAA; encoded by the coding sequence ATGAAACCAGAATTAATGGAACAAATAGAGCATGTCCCGATGCTCCCTGAAACGGTCCAAAAAGTTGAAGCGGTATTCAACAATCCCGATAAGGGGATTAGCGATATGGCCGATGCGATTAAAGATGATCCGATTATTACTGCGTATATTTTGAAAACAGCCAATTCACCGATGTACGGCCTCAGCCGAACCGTCACGGATGTCGCCCATGCGATTTCTCTTTTAGGTAAAGAAGCCGTACGTACGTTTACAATCGCTTCGGCAGCCAATTCGTGTATGGATATCGATCTTTCACCGTACGGTATGACCAAAGAGACCTATTTGGCTCGCTCTCAACTTCAAAATGCATTGGTAAGCCGATGGGTATCCAAAGTTGACCGTTCCATGTTGGGCCATCTTTCGTTGGCGTCTTTTTTATTGGAATTGGGCAAAGTGGTGATCAGCCGTTATTTGATTGAGTCGAAACAAACAGCACTCTTGAGTGACAATTTACAAAAGGGCTCATCTATTAAGCAGTCCGAAATTGCTGCTTGCGGCAGTAAATCGGAAGATGTGACTGCAACACTCTTTTTCCGATGGAATTTTGATCCTGATTTGGTCCATTTGATCCGTTTTGCCAATGAACCTGAAGATGCATCAGACCCTGAAACACAAGAGATGGCAAAATTTCTCAAAGTAGCAAAAGAAGCAATCAATCTGGATGGAACGATCACAGATTCAACCCTAAAAAATGCACGTGAACTGATCGAAGAGTACGGCATGAATCAAAACCTCTTTGACGAAGCCGTTGAAAAAATTCTTGCTGCTGCGTAA